The following proteins come from a genomic window of Sphaerisporangium rubeum:
- a CDS encoding SAM-dependent methyltransferase — translation MGNETGAAGAAVIGEHYDERSPIGDELRDGQIHMWYWYDDTDDDVPLTEAVHRVSRKVADTLGLRPGEHVLDAGCGPGATAVFLARTFGVRVTGVNVSGFEIDKARQRAAAAGLTDQVTFEYGDYAALTHPDGAFDAVLALESLQNAADLGQVLGELFRVLRPGGRLTFSDFSLESDAEPRRIAKFMETLKLPVLPTLPGWLDHLRAAGFEIEEYTQCGPRVFGRKAKYLRVAMSGRDAVAAKFGDEAVSEFSRLHSGFFAPRKDQIGYVIVSARKPIR, via the coding sequence ATGGGGAACGAAACCGGCGCCGCCGGCGCGGCCGTCATCGGTGAGCACTACGACGAACGGTCCCCCATCGGGGACGAGCTGCGTGACGGTCAGATCCACATGTGGTACTGGTACGACGACACCGACGACGACGTGCCGCTCACCGAGGCCGTGCACCGCGTCAGCCGCAAGGTCGCCGACACGCTCGGCCTGCGTCCCGGGGAGCACGTCCTGGACGCCGGCTGCGGCCCAGGCGCGACCGCGGTGTTCCTCGCCAGGACTTTCGGCGTGCGGGTCACCGGCGTCAACGTCAGCGGCTTCGAGATCGACAAGGCCCGGCAGCGGGCCGCCGCGGCCGGCCTCACCGATCAGGTGACCTTCGAGTACGGCGACTACGCCGCGCTGACCCACCCCGACGGCGCCTTCGACGCCGTCCTGGCCCTCGAGTCGCTGCAGAACGCCGCCGACCTCGGCCAGGTGCTCGGCGAGCTGTTCCGGGTGCTGCGTCCCGGCGGCAGGCTCACGTTCTCCGACTTCAGCCTCGAATCGGACGCCGAGCCGCGCCGGATCGCGAAGTTCATGGAGACCCTCAAGCTCCCCGTCCTGCCGACGCTGCCGGGGTGGCTGGACCACCTGCGCGCCGCGGGGTTCGAGATCGAGGAGTACACCCAGTGCGGCCCCCGGGTGTTCGGCAGGAAGGCCAAGTACCTGCGGGTCGCGATGTCCGGCAGGGACGCCGTGGCCGCCAAGTTCGGCGACGAGGCCGTCAGCGAGTTCTCCCGGCTGCACTCGGGGTTCTTCGCGCCGCGCAAGGACCAGATCGGCTACGTGATCGTCTCCGCGAGGAAGCCCATCCGCTGA
- a CDS encoding class I SAM-dependent methyltransferase, whose protein sequence is MSVSTVDPAVAGVVDAFTGASPGRLGEEFHRLVDALWVEGELTALAVPAVSLVVERLAEVDDERKAYLAVLLGILLEAEYPEPGPVTAAARAGLDLYLDLWRRAANGGALSVALAYLVAHFPADRERVLAVAADRDLTADDWTRLERGLQELDPARPVIGRVFPSPAVWALMDNDEQAFDQSWISALSAEQIAANWQKDTRTVWGHAGAKAYWAAGNGTPAPVVTGSVPPRDQVPTPPESPVEIFAPHASAFRCPTCQSGIEVAGGAVRCVSCAAEFPAGKGILNLSEGAQNNPGDFLYKLAELPSMGLFYEAYARPNFLRIAGGNWGGEVTPEDERRYIAEHVAPVDGPVLDLACGAGRWTEMLVEAVGAERVIAYDAYVPMLTALRTRLPQLPAVMASARVLPFGDASLGAVLCWNALQAFPADTPAAIAEIGRCLKPGGTFTLMTFSNAADPLAYYFQNSHYFPGHQEGMRLFELADIKRWLADAGLTVRHEATPGTFIFITAEKPL, encoded by the coding sequence ATGAGTGTTTCCACGGTCGACCCGGCGGTGGCCGGCGTCGTCGACGCGTTCACCGGCGCGAGCCCCGGCCGGCTCGGCGAGGAGTTCCACCGCCTGGTGGACGCGCTGTGGGTCGAGGGGGAGCTGACCGCTCTCGCCGTCCCCGCGGTGTCTCTCGTCGTGGAGCGGCTCGCCGAGGTGGACGACGAGCGCAAGGCGTACCTCGCCGTGCTGCTCGGCATCCTGCTCGAGGCCGAGTACCCCGAGCCCGGCCCGGTGACCGCCGCCGCGCGCGCCGGCCTCGACCTGTACCTCGACCTGTGGCGGCGCGCGGCCAACGGCGGCGCGCTGTCGGTGGCGCTGGCGTACCTGGTGGCGCACTTCCCCGCCGACCGTGAGCGTGTGCTCGCCGTGGCCGCCGACCGCGACCTCACCGCCGACGACTGGACCCGCCTGGAGCGCGGCCTGCAGGAGCTCGACCCGGCGCGTCCCGTCATCGGCCGGGTGTTCCCGTCACCTGCGGTGTGGGCCCTGATGGACAACGACGAGCAGGCGTTCGACCAGAGCTGGATCAGCGCGCTCAGCGCCGAGCAGATCGCCGCCAACTGGCAGAAGGACACCCGCACCGTGTGGGGTCACGCCGGCGCCAAGGCGTACTGGGCCGCCGGCAACGGCACCCCGGCGCCGGTCGTCACCGGGTCGGTGCCGCCGCGCGACCAGGTGCCGACCCCGCCGGAGTCGCCGGTGGAGATCTTCGCGCCGCACGCCTCGGCGTTCCGCTGCCCCACCTGCCAGAGCGGCATCGAGGTGGCCGGCGGCGCCGTGCGCTGCGTGAGCTGCGCCGCCGAGTTCCCCGCCGGCAAGGGCATACTCAACCTGTCCGAGGGTGCGCAGAACAACCCCGGCGACTTCCTGTACAAGCTCGCCGAGCTGCCGAGCATGGGCCTGTTCTACGAGGCCTACGCCAGGCCCAACTTCCTGCGCATCGCCGGCGGCAACTGGGGCGGCGAGGTCACCCCCGAGGACGAGCGGCGCTACATCGCCGAGCACGTCGCGCCGGTGGACGGCCCCGTGCTGGACCTCGCCTGCGGCGCCGGCCGGTGGACCGAGATGCTGGTCGAGGCCGTCGGCGCCGAGCGCGTCATCGCCTACGACGCGTACGTCCCCATGCTGACCGCGCTGCGCACCCGGCTGCCGCAGCTCCCCGCCGTCATGGCGAGCGCGCGCGTGCTGCCGTTCGGCGACGCGTCGCTCGGCGCGGTGCTGTGCTGGAACGCGCTGCAGGCGTTCCCCGCCGACACCCCCGCCGCGATCGCCGAGATCGGCCGCTGCCTCAAGCCCGGCGGGACCTTCACGCTGATGACCTTCAGCAACGCCGCCGACCCGCTGGCCTACTACTTCCAGAACTCGCATTACTTCCCCGGCCACCAGGAAGGCATGCGGCTGTTCGAGCTCGCCGACATCAAGCGGTGGCTCGCCGACGCCGGGCTGACCGTGCGCCACGAGGCCACCCCCGGCACGTTCATCTTCATCACGGCGGAGAAGCCACTCTAG
- a CDS encoding methyltransferase domain-containing protein, which yields MTTDQAAAPTSAETAEFYDTISLVLIEVWDENFHQGYWHDDADDSSNRVAAERMTDLLISKSGLENGGRMLDVGCGIGLSAFQVAEATPAEIVGVSNLQPQIDEANRRAAAKGLSDRVRFEYNDDVLNLGYPDDSFDVVWVFDALLHMPRLETLRELRRVLRPGGRVVWTDKLKNAPMDPADEKAVRDFLRDMAAGPLLDEEQYRALVAESGLELVELLDISTHTARSSVRTIEGVNSKWDDLVARYGADIIPMLEILRTPVGLIKEFGYLVAVGRKTA from the coding sequence ATGACCACCGACCAAGCAGCAGCCCCCACCTCGGCCGAGACCGCCGAGTTCTACGACACCATCAGCCTGGTGCTCATCGAGGTGTGGGACGAGAACTTCCACCAGGGCTACTGGCACGACGACGCCGACGACAGCTCCAACCGGGTCGCCGCCGAACGGATGACCGACCTGCTGATCTCCAAGTCCGGCCTGGAGAACGGCGGCCGCATGCTGGACGTCGGCTGCGGCATCGGCCTGTCGGCGTTCCAGGTCGCCGAGGCCACCCCCGCCGAGATCGTCGGCGTCTCCAACCTCCAGCCGCAGATCGACGAGGCCAACCGGCGGGCCGCCGCCAAGGGCCTGTCGGACCGGGTGCGGTTCGAGTACAACGACGACGTGCTGAACCTCGGGTACCCCGACGACTCGTTCGACGTGGTCTGGGTGTTCGACGCGCTGCTGCACATGCCGCGCCTTGAGACCCTGCGTGAGCTGCGCCGCGTGCTGCGGCCCGGCGGCCGGGTCGTGTGGACCGACAAGCTGAAGAACGCGCCGATGGACCCCGCCGACGAGAAGGCCGTGCGCGACTTCCTGCGCGACATGGCCGCCGGGCCGCTGCTCGACGAGGAGCAGTACCGGGCCCTGGTCGCCGAGTCGGGTCTTGAGCTGGTGGAGCTGCTCGACATCAGCACGCACACCGCCAGGTCGTCGGTGCGGACCATCGAAGGCGTCAACTCCAAGTGGGACGACCTCGTGGCCCGGTACGGCGCCGACATCATCCCCATGCTGGAGATCCTCCGCACGCCGGTGGGCCTCATCAAGGAGTTCGGCTACCTGGTCGCGGTGGGCCGCAAGACGGCCTGA
- a CDS encoding extracellular solute-binding protein, whose translation MKSRTVIDVWVPDLTFPGWMDRWYQQAADFERRHPEYEVRVSGQDFWTFPLKVAEASAAGNMPALAEYYFYAGQAAYDSLAPDGSPMFASLEKALAGRSEVLGEPVVLHDVIKPLRDYYTYNGDLACMPSVGTTSLIYANKDIMRRAGIDALPRTWREVEEVCDRLAAMKDGPAYPITWSDHGTFFQQALAIQGGLLVDNHNGRTGPATTVDLASNEMLTWVEWWRGLHAKGHYLWTGGIPDWAGTFKAFADQTAAIRITSSNDVNYMVQAAKANGFDIEVGIFPYPDDIPYVGNAVAGTGIWMANNLDEATQEGALAFLMWLHSPRVAADRHKANSFMPLTHSSFALLEEEGWFAEHPYHRVASEHVLAYPEGAIRSVRATGDVPISEGALIGDFAGNQDVMTRAMGDVLNGADPVTRFIEATAEAQRRLDDYNADRADGGPTSPSSLRVEHFAAAAAGRDYSAADMEKVVKLGR comes from the coding sequence GTGAAGAGCAGAACCGTCATCGACGTCTGGGTGCCGGACCTCACCTTCCCCGGATGGATGGACCGGTGGTACCAGCAGGCCGCGGACTTCGAGCGGCGCCACCCCGAGTACGAGGTCCGTGTGTCCGGCCAGGACTTCTGGACGTTCCCGCTGAAGGTCGCCGAGGCCTCCGCCGCGGGGAACATGCCGGCGCTGGCCGAGTACTACTTCTACGCCGGCCAGGCGGCCTACGACTCGCTGGCCCCCGACGGCAGCCCGATGTTCGCCTCCCTGGAGAAGGCCCTCGCGGGCCGCAGCGAGGTGCTCGGCGAGCCGGTCGTGCTGCACGACGTCATCAAGCCGCTGCGCGACTACTACACCTACAACGGCGACCTGGCGTGCATGCCGTCGGTCGGCACGACCAGCCTGATCTACGCCAACAAGGACATCATGCGCCGCGCCGGCATCGACGCGCTGCCGCGCACGTGGCGTGAGGTCGAGGAGGTGTGCGACCGGCTCGCCGCCATGAAGGACGGCCCGGCGTACCCGATCACGTGGTCCGACCACGGCACGTTCTTCCAGCAGGCCCTGGCGATCCAGGGTGGCCTGCTGGTGGACAACCACAACGGCCGCACGGGGCCGGCGACGACCGTGGACCTCGCGAGCAACGAGATGCTGACGTGGGTCGAGTGGTGGCGCGGCCTGCACGCCAAGGGCCACTACCTGTGGACCGGCGGCATCCCCGACTGGGCCGGGACGTTCAAGGCGTTCGCCGACCAGACCGCGGCGATCCGCATCACCTCGTCCAACGACGTGAACTACATGGTGCAGGCCGCCAAGGCCAACGGCTTCGACATCGAGGTCGGCATCTTCCCCTACCCCGACGACATCCCGTACGTCGGCAACGCGGTCGCCGGCACCGGCATCTGGATGGCGAACAACCTGGACGAGGCGACACAGGAAGGCGCGCTGGCGTTCCTGATGTGGCTGCACAGCCCGCGGGTCGCGGCCGACCGCCACAAGGCCAACAGTTTCATGCCGCTCACCCACTCGTCGTTCGCGCTGCTGGAGGAGGAGGGCTGGTTCGCCGAGCACCCCTACCACCGCGTGGCGAGCGAGCACGTCCTCGCCTACCCCGAGGGGGCGATCCGGTCGGTGCGCGCCACCGGCGACGTGCCGATCTCCGAAGGCGCGCTCATCGGCGACTTCGCCGGCAACCAGGACGTGATGACCCGCGCCATGGGGGACGTGCTGAACGGCGCCGACCCGGTGACGCGGTTCATCGAGGCGACGGCCGAGGCGCAGCGCCGGCTGGACGACTACAACGCCGACCGCGCGGACGGCGGGCCGACCAGCCCGAGCAGCCTGCGCGTGGAGCACTTCGCCGCCGCGGCGGCGGGCCGCGACTACTCGGCGGCCGACATGGAGAAGGTCGTGAAGCTCGGACGCTGA